A window of the Gasterosteus aculeatus chromosome 21, fGasAcu3.hap1.1, whole genome shotgun sequence genome harbors these coding sequences:
- the map3k8 gene encoding mitogen-activated protein kinase kinase kinase 8 — protein MDYKYDNGVELLLAHMNIEDIINAAETLYQLEQTEEERGLSFEAEDLSQEEMDENEEAVDSLGLGSRQKDYVDGIGGVRYGAVADLLSFVNLLSSMQAASLVHLPEEMGVLLNKKDMAVKKGRYQINMDVLLFPWRLTYKNHGSGLVPKGSFGKVHLAQDTATRKRMACKLVPLEHFKAADVEFQARFRHENIAELYGAMLWDQSVHLFMEAGEGGSVLEKLDSCGPMREFEIIWVTKQVLRGLEYLHSHNVIHHDIKPSNIVLMSDKAVLVDFGLTVQMTEDIYIPRDLRGTEMYMSPEVVLCRGHNTKTDIYSLGTSIIHMQTGSPPWVQRYPRTAYPSYLYIIHKQAPPLEDIAEDCSLAMRSFLERALEINPVLRSSASELLKDDAINPPREDQPRCWSLDSALEEVTHTMLRQQSHLHDTTHDSSMYSEDSGHMRRKGSLYIDLGALSGHCKLVTGPPTSEYG, from the exons ATGGATTACAAATATGACAATGGAGTAGAACTGCTGTTGGCTCACATGAACATAGAAGACATCATCAACGCGGCAGAGACCCTGTATCAGCTTGAGCAAACGGAGGAGGAACGAGGCTTGTCCTTCGAGGCGGAAGATCTCTCCCAGGAGGAGATGGACGAGAACGAGGAGGCGGTGGATTCGCTGGGCTTAGGGAGTCGGCAGAAGGACTACGTTGATGGAATTGGAGGTGTTCGTTACGGGGCGGTGGCAGACCTGCTTTCCTTTGTCAACCTGCTCTCAAGCATGCAGGCAGCGTCCCTGGTGCACCTGCCTGAGGAGATGGGCGTCCTTCTAAACAAG AAAGACATGGCTGTGAAAAAAGGCCGCTACCAGATAAACATGGACGTGCTCCTGTTTCCTTGGAGGTTGACCTACAAGAACCACGGCTCTGGCCTTGTGCCAAAGGGCTCTTTTGGGAAAGTCCACTTGGCCCAGGACACCGCAACAAGGAAAAGAATGGCTTGCAAACTG GTCCCCTTAGAGCACTTTAAAGCGGCCGACGTAGAGTTCCAGGCCCGGTTTCGACACGAGAACATAGCTGAGCTCTACGGCGCCATGCTCTGGGACCAGAGCGTCCACCTGTTCATGGAGGCTGGGGAGGGCGGTTCGGTTCTGGAGAAGCTGGATAGCTGTGGGCCCATGAGAGAGTTTGAGATCATATGGGTAACCAAGCAGGTTCTGCGGGGCCTGGAGTACCTACACTCACACAACGTCATCCACCACGACATCAAAC CTAGCAATATTGTCCTGATGTCAGACAAGGCAGTGTTGGTGGACTTTGGCCTGACGGTCCAAATGACAGAGGATATATACATTCCAAGAGACCTGAGAGGAACAGAG ATGTACATGAGTCCAGAGGTGGTCCTGTGTCGAGGTCATAACACCAAGACAGACATCTATAGCCTGGGCACCTCCATCATTCACATGCAGACTGGAAGCCCTCCATGGGTCCAGAGATACCCACGTACTGCCTACCCATCCTACCTCTACATC ATCCACAAACAGGCCCCCCCTCTGGAGGACATAGCAgaggactgcagcctggccATGCGCTCTTTCCTGGAGCGAGCCTTGGAGATAAACCCTGTTCTGCGGAGCTCGGCCTCCGAGCTGCTGAAGGACGATGCCATCAATCCGCCCAGGGAGGATCAGCCACGCTGTTGGAGCCTTGACTCAGCCCTGGAGGAGGTCACCCACACCATGCTTCGGCAGCAGAGCCATCTCCACGACACCACACACG aTTCTTCTATGTACTCTGAGGACTCCGGCCATATGAGGAGGAAGGGTTCCTTGTACATTGACCTGGGGGCCTTGTCAGGTCACTGTAAACTGGTGACAGGGCCTCCCACCTCAGAATATGGCTAG
- the mtpap gene encoding poly(A) RNA polymerase, mitochondrial isoform X2, which yields MRLTRYFGTTMASSLAVCRLHMKGRGSLVKYLRKVDSYLHRTIGTNVVSAQEEREGCKSLYAVQAERQEQAERSVLISCHTRTNEKKFLKYLSMHGDINKYFFYESYGMYAVVEFANRESLASLFEEAAIPIVSHESMVPFKSRLLSLRNLGSADPPNQQSGQRCQSQTTIPINELIQRLSKEGSIDQQMTSLTDVYQLTEENSRLRFLVCSLLKDIAAAYFPECTIKPFGSSVNGFGKLGCDLDMFLDLDGISGRNAKMPKSGFLLEYQMKQTNSERAVTQSILSVIGDCVDQFGPGCVGVQKILNARCPLVRFAHQPSGFQCDLTANNRVAMKSTELLYLYGELDPRVRHLVFTVRCWARAHAITSSIPGAWITNFSLTVMVLFFLQRRSPSVIPTLDHLRDLAGPADKSFIEGNDCTFVSDFGKIHLQSNPETLERLLCEFFEFYATFPFNKMSISIRQGKELNKPEVAPLHIQNPFETTLNVSKNVNATQLDRFVALCKESSWLLQQTETSKARGGNVEKAPAPWGLASLLVPLQVAVTKGRKKRRPEPASERIKSLLASLKNPNQQKKS from the exons ATGCGCCTTACCCGTTATTTTGGAACAACAATGGCGTCCTCCTTAGCGGTGTGCAGGTTACATATGAAAGGAAGAGGAAGCCTGGTTAAATACCTACGGAAGGTCGATTCATATCTACACAGGACTATTGGAACAAATGTTGTTAGTGCACAAG AAGAAAGGGAGGGATGCAAATCTTTGTATGCTGTTCAGGCGGAGAGACAGGAACAGGCAGAGAGATCTGTCCTCATAAGTTGCCACACCAGAACTAATGAGAAGAAGTTCCTCAAGTATCTATCAATGCATGGAGATATCAATAAATACTTCTTTTATGAAAGCTAT GGTATGTATGCTGTGGTGGAATTTGCCAACCGAGAAAGTCTGGCCTCGTTATTTGAGGAGGCTGCCATCCCCATCGTCAGCCATGAGTCCATGGTGCCTTTTAAATCGAGACTACTGTCGCTAAGGAACCTTGGCTCAGCGGACCCTCCTAACCAGCAATCAGGCCAAAGGTGCCAATCACAAACGACCATCCCCATCAACGAGCTCATACAGAGACTGTCTAAAGAGGGAAGT ATAGACCAACAGATGACCTCTCTAACAGATGTCTATCAGCTAACGGAGGAGAACAGCCGTCTGCGTTTCCTCGTCTGCTCTTTGCTCAAGGACATCGCTGCTGcttatttcccagaatgcaccatCAAGCCGTTTGGCTCATCAGTGAACGGTTTTGGAAAGCTAGGATGTGACCTGGACATGTTTCTGGACTTGGATGGCATCAGTGGGAGAAATGCAAAGATG CCGAAATCCGGCTTTTTGCTGGAGTACCAGATGAAGCAGACCAACTCTGAGCGCGCTGTCACCCAGAGTATCCTGTCTGTCATCGGGGACTGCGTGGACCAGTTTGGACCTGGTTGCGTCGGGGTGCAGAAGATTCTCAACGCACGATGCCCCTTGGTCCGTTTCGCCCACCAGCCCTCTGGTTTTCAGTGTGACCTCACGGCCAACAACAG GGTGGCGATGAAGAGCACCGAGCTGCTCTACCTGTACGGAGAGCTAGATCCGCGAGTGCGTCATCTGGTGTTCACTGTGCGCTGTTGGGCCCGAGCTCACGCCATCACCAGTAGCATCCCCGGGGCCTGGATCACCAACTTCTCACTTACTGTCATGGTGCTGTTCttcctgcagaggaggagccCTTCTGTTATTCCCACGCTGGACCACCTCAGGGACCTTGCAG GTCCTGCAGACAAAAGCTTCATTGAGGGCAACGACTGCACATTTGTCAGCGACTTTGGCAAGATCCATCTCCAGAGCAACCCGGAAACACTGG AGAGACTGCTGTGTGAATTCTTTGAGTTCTATGCCACCTTTCCATTCAACAAGATGTCCATAAGTATCCGACAA GGAAAAGAGCTGAACAAGCCAGAGGTAGCCCCGCTGCACATCCAGAACCCATTTGAAACGACCCTAAACGTCAGCAAGAACGTCAACGCCACACAGCTAGACCGCTTTGTGGCATTGTGTAAGGAGAGCTCCTGGCTCCTCCAGCAGACTGAAACCAGCAAAGCCAGAGGTGGCAATGTGGAAAAGGCCCCCGCACCGTGGGGACTCGCTAGCCTCCTCGTGCCCTTGCAGGTTGCAGTTACCAAAGGCCGCAAGAAAAGGAGACCCGAGCCGGCCAGTGAGAGGATCAAGAGCTTGCTAGCATCCTTGAAGAATCCTAATCAACAGAAGAAAAGCTAA
- the mtpap gene encoding poly(A) RNA polymerase, mitochondrial isoform X1, whose amino-acid sequence MRLTRYFGTTMASSLAVCRLHMKGRGSLVKYLRKVDSYLHRTIGTNVVSAQEREGCKSLYAVQAERQEQAERSVLISCHTRTNEKKFLKYLSMHGDINKYFFYESYGMYAVVEFANRESLASLFEEAAIPIVSHESMVPFKSRLLSLRNLGSADPPNQQSGQRCQSQTTIPINELIQRLSKEGSIDQQMTSLTDVYQLTEENSRLRFLVCSLLKDIAAAYFPECTIKPFGSSVNGFGKLGCDLDMFLDLDGISGRNAKMPKSGFLLEYQMKQTNSERAVTQSILSVIGDCVDQFGPGCVGVQKILNARCPLVRFAHQPSGFQCDLTANNRVAMKSTELLYLYGELDPRVRHLVFTVRCWARAHAITSSIPGAWITNFSLTVMVLFFLQRRSPSVIPTLDHLRDLAGPADKSFIEGNDCTFVSDFGKIHLQSNPETLERLLCEFFEFYATFPFNKMSISIRQGKELNKPEVAPLHIQNPFETTLNVSKNVNATQLDRFVALCKESSWLLQQTETSKARGGNVEKAPAPWGLASLLVPLQVAVTKGRKKRRPEPASERIKSLLASLKNPNQQKKS is encoded by the exons ATGCGCCTTACCCGTTATTTTGGAACAACAATGGCGTCCTCCTTAGCGGTGTGCAGGTTACATATGAAAGGAAGAGGAAGCCTGGTTAAATACCTACGGAAGGTCGATTCATATCTACACAGGACTATTGGAACAAATGTTGTTAGTGCACAAG AAAGGGAGGGATGCAAATCTTTGTATGCTGTTCAGGCGGAGAGACAGGAACAGGCAGAGAGATCTGTCCTCATAAGTTGCCACACCAGAACTAATGAGAAGAAGTTCCTCAAGTATCTATCAATGCATGGAGATATCAATAAATACTTCTTTTATGAAAGCTAT GGTATGTATGCTGTGGTGGAATTTGCCAACCGAGAAAGTCTGGCCTCGTTATTTGAGGAGGCTGCCATCCCCATCGTCAGCCATGAGTCCATGGTGCCTTTTAAATCGAGACTACTGTCGCTAAGGAACCTTGGCTCAGCGGACCCTCCTAACCAGCAATCAGGCCAAAGGTGCCAATCACAAACGACCATCCCCATCAACGAGCTCATACAGAGACTGTCTAAAGAGGGAAGT ATAGACCAACAGATGACCTCTCTAACAGATGTCTATCAGCTAACGGAGGAGAACAGCCGTCTGCGTTTCCTCGTCTGCTCTTTGCTCAAGGACATCGCTGCTGcttatttcccagaatgcaccatCAAGCCGTTTGGCTCATCAGTGAACGGTTTTGGAAAGCTAGGATGTGACCTGGACATGTTTCTGGACTTGGATGGCATCAGTGGGAGAAATGCAAAGATG CCGAAATCCGGCTTTTTGCTGGAGTACCAGATGAAGCAGACCAACTCTGAGCGCGCTGTCACCCAGAGTATCCTGTCTGTCATCGGGGACTGCGTGGACCAGTTTGGACCTGGTTGCGTCGGGGTGCAGAAGATTCTCAACGCACGATGCCCCTTGGTCCGTTTCGCCCACCAGCCCTCTGGTTTTCAGTGTGACCTCACGGCCAACAACAG GGTGGCGATGAAGAGCACCGAGCTGCTCTACCTGTACGGAGAGCTAGATCCGCGAGTGCGTCATCTGGTGTTCACTGTGCGCTGTTGGGCCCGAGCTCACGCCATCACCAGTAGCATCCCCGGGGCCTGGATCACCAACTTCTCACTTACTGTCATGGTGCTGTTCttcctgcagaggaggagccCTTCTGTTATTCCCACGCTGGACCACCTCAGGGACCTTGCAG GTCCTGCAGACAAAAGCTTCATTGAGGGCAACGACTGCACATTTGTCAGCGACTTTGGCAAGATCCATCTCCAGAGCAACCCGGAAACACTGG AGAGACTGCTGTGTGAATTCTTTGAGTTCTATGCCACCTTTCCATTCAACAAGATGTCCATAAGTATCCGACAA GGAAAAGAGCTGAACAAGCCAGAGGTAGCCCCGCTGCACATCCAGAACCCATTTGAAACGACCCTAAACGTCAGCAAGAACGTCAACGCCACACAGCTAGACCGCTTTGTGGCATTGTGTAAGGAGAGCTCCTGGCTCCTCCAGCAGACTGAAACCAGCAAAGCCAGAGGTGGCAATGTGGAAAAGGCCCCCGCACCGTGGGGACTCGCTAGCCTCCTCGTGCCCTTGCAGGTTGCAGTTACCAAAGGCCGCAAGAAAAGGAGACCCGAGCCGGCCAGTGAGAGGATCAAGAGCTTGCTAGCATCCTTGAAGAATCCTAATCAACAGAAGAAAAGCTAA
- the mtpap gene encoding poly(A) RNA polymerase, mitochondrial isoform X3 encodes MLLVHKGMYAVVEFANRESLASLFEEAAIPIVSHESMVPFKSRLLSLRNLGSADPPNQQSGQRCQSQTTIPINELIQRLSKEGSIDQQMTSLTDVYQLTEENSRLRFLVCSLLKDIAAAYFPECTIKPFGSSVNGFGKLGCDLDMFLDLDGISGRNAKMPKSGFLLEYQMKQTNSERAVTQSILSVIGDCVDQFGPGCVGVQKILNARCPLVRFAHQPSGFQCDLTANNRVAMKSTELLYLYGELDPRVRHLVFTVRCWARAHAITSSIPGAWITNFSLTVMVLFFLQRRSPSVIPTLDHLRDLAGPADKSFIEGNDCTFVSDFGKIHLQSNPETLERLLCEFFEFYATFPFNKMSISIRQGKELNKPEVAPLHIQNPFETTLNVSKNVNATQLDRFVALCKESSWLLQQTETSKARGGNVEKAPAPWGLASLLVPLQVAVTKGRKKRRPEPASERIKSLLASLKNPNQQKKS; translated from the exons ATGTTGTTAGTGCACAAG GGTATGTATGCTGTGGTGGAATTTGCCAACCGAGAAAGTCTGGCCTCGTTATTTGAGGAGGCTGCCATCCCCATCGTCAGCCATGAGTCCATGGTGCCTTTTAAATCGAGACTACTGTCGCTAAGGAACCTTGGCTCAGCGGACCCTCCTAACCAGCAATCAGGCCAAAGGTGCCAATCACAAACGACCATCCCCATCAACGAGCTCATACAGAGACTGTCTAAAGAGGGAAGT ATAGACCAACAGATGACCTCTCTAACAGATGTCTATCAGCTAACGGAGGAGAACAGCCGTCTGCGTTTCCTCGTCTGCTCTTTGCTCAAGGACATCGCTGCTGcttatttcccagaatgcaccatCAAGCCGTTTGGCTCATCAGTGAACGGTTTTGGAAAGCTAGGATGTGACCTGGACATGTTTCTGGACTTGGATGGCATCAGTGGGAGAAATGCAAAGATG CCGAAATCCGGCTTTTTGCTGGAGTACCAGATGAAGCAGACCAACTCTGAGCGCGCTGTCACCCAGAGTATCCTGTCTGTCATCGGGGACTGCGTGGACCAGTTTGGACCTGGTTGCGTCGGGGTGCAGAAGATTCTCAACGCACGATGCCCCTTGGTCCGTTTCGCCCACCAGCCCTCTGGTTTTCAGTGTGACCTCACGGCCAACAACAG GGTGGCGATGAAGAGCACCGAGCTGCTCTACCTGTACGGAGAGCTAGATCCGCGAGTGCGTCATCTGGTGTTCACTGTGCGCTGTTGGGCCCGAGCTCACGCCATCACCAGTAGCATCCCCGGGGCCTGGATCACCAACTTCTCACTTACTGTCATGGTGCTGTTCttcctgcagaggaggagccCTTCTGTTATTCCCACGCTGGACCACCTCAGGGACCTTGCAG GTCCTGCAGACAAAAGCTTCATTGAGGGCAACGACTGCACATTTGTCAGCGACTTTGGCAAGATCCATCTCCAGAGCAACCCGGAAACACTGG AGAGACTGCTGTGTGAATTCTTTGAGTTCTATGCCACCTTTCCATTCAACAAGATGTCCATAAGTATCCGACAA GGAAAAGAGCTGAACAAGCCAGAGGTAGCCCCGCTGCACATCCAGAACCCATTTGAAACGACCCTAAACGTCAGCAAGAACGTCAACGCCACACAGCTAGACCGCTTTGTGGCATTGTGTAAGGAGAGCTCCTGGCTCCTCCAGCAGACTGAAACCAGCAAAGCCAGAGGTGGCAATGTGGAAAAGGCCCCCGCACCGTGGGGACTCGCTAGCCTCCTCGTGCCCTTGCAGGTTGCAGTTACCAAAGGCCGCAAGAAAAGGAGACCCGAGCCGGCCAGTGAGAGGATCAAGAGCTTGCTAGCATCCTTGAAGAATCCTAATCAACAGAAGAAAAGCTAA